From one Paramormyrops kingsleyae isolate MSU_618 chromosome 1, PKINGS_0.4, whole genome shotgun sequence genomic stretch:
- the tph2 gene encoding tryptophan 5-hydroxylase 2 isoform X1: protein MQPAMMMFSSKYWARRGLSLDSAMFDQQHLQEQTTRRPSFSRIEEKPSGVGEPQAEDAGKTAVVFALKNEVGCLVRALRLFQEKHVNLVHIESRRSKRRPSEVEIYADCSCSRREFGELVQHLKQHISIISLDPPEQIWLEEEELDGVPWFPRKISELDQCSHRVLMYGSELDADHPGFKDTVYRQRRKYFVEVAMNYKFGQPIPRVEYSSDEVKTWGVVFRELTKLYPTHACREYLKNLPLLTKHCGYREDNIPQLEDVSLFLRERSGFTVRPVAGYLSPRDFLAGLAYRVFNCTQYVRHSKDPLYTPEPDTCHELLGHVPLLADPKFAQFSQEIGLASLGASDEDVQKLATCYFFTIEFGLCKQDGQLRAYGAGLLSSIGELKHALSDKAAVKPFDPRTTCFQECLITTFQDVYFVSESFEEAKEKMREFAKTIQRPFSVYYNPYTQSVDLLKDTRSIENVVNDLRSDLNTVCDALGKMNRYLGI from the exons ATGCAGCCGGCCATGATGATGTTTTCCAGTAAGTACTGGGCCAGGAGGGGGCTGTCGCTGGACTCGGCCATGTTTGACCAGCAGCACCTGCAAGAGCAAACC ACCCGCAGACCCTCCTTCTCCCGCATCGAGGAGAAGCCCAGTGGGGTGGGTGAGCCGCAGGCTGAAGACGCGGGCAAGACCGCCGTGGTGTTCGCCCTCAAGAACGAGGTGGGCTGCCTGGTGCGGGCCCTGCGGCTCTTTCAG GAGAAGCATGTGAACCTGGTCCACATTGAGTCGCGCAGGTCCAAGCGCAGGCCATCCGAGGTGGAGATCTATGCTgactgcagctgcagcaggcgtgAGTTTGGGGAGCTGGTGCAGCACCTGAAGCAGCACATCAGCATCATTTCTTTGGACCCCCCAGAGCAGATCTGGCTGGAGGAGGAAG AACTGGATGGAGTTCCGTGGTTCCCCAGGAAGATCTCCGAGCTGGACCAGTGCTCCCACAGGGTGCTAATGTACGGCTCGGAACTGGATGCTGACCACCCG GGCTTTAAGGACACTGTTTACCGCCAACGGAGGAAATATTTTGTGGAGGTGGCCATGAACTACAAGTT CGGACAGCCGATTCCCCGTGTCGAATACTCGTCTGACGAGGTGAAGACGTGGGGGGTTGTGTTTCGTGAACTGACCAAGCTCTACCCCACCCACGCCTGCCGGGAGTACCTGAAGAACCTTCCACTTCTCACAAAGCATTGTGGGTATCGGGAGGACAATATCCCCCAGTTGGAGGACGTGTCACTCTTCCTTAGAG AACGTTCGGGTTTCACCGTGCGGCCCGTGGCGGGGTACCTGTCGCCCCGGGACTTCTTGGCTGGCCTGGCGTACCGTGTCTTCAACTGCACCCAGTATGTGCGGCACAGCAAAGACCCTCTGTACACGCCTGAACC GGACACGTGCCACGAGCTACTGGGACACGTCCCTCTGCTGGCGGATCCCAAGTTCGCCCAGTTCTCCCAGGAGATCGGCCTGGCCTCGCTGGGGGCGTCGGACGAGGACGTACAGAAGCTGGCCACG TGTTACTTCTTCACCATCGAGTTTGGCCTGTGTAAGCAGGACGGACAGCTGAGAGCCTATGGGGCGGGACTACTGTCTTCTATTGGAGAATTGAAG CACGCGCTTTCAGACAAGGCTGCAGTAAAGCCATTTGACCCTAGGACCACATGCTTTCAAGAATGCCTCATTACCACCTTCCAGGATGTGTACTTTGTCTCTGAAAGCTTTGAAGAAGCCAAAGAAAAGATGAG GGAATTTGCCAAAACGATTCAGCGACCCTTCTCAGTTTACTACAACCCATACACGCAGAGTGTCGACTTGCTTAAGGATACCAGGAGCATAGAGAACGTGGTGAACGACCTGCGGAGTGACCTGAACACGGTCTGCGATGCCCTGGGTAAAATGAACAGATACCTGGGGATTTAG
- the tph2 gene encoding tryptophan 5-hydroxylase 2 isoform X2 gives MQPAMMMFSSKYWARRGLSLDSAMFDQQHLQEQTEKHVNLVHIESRRSKRRPSEVEIYADCSCSRREFGELVQHLKQHISIISLDPPEQIWLEEEELDGVPWFPRKISELDQCSHRVLMYGSELDADHPGFKDTVYRQRRKYFVEVAMNYKFGQPIPRVEYSSDEVKTWGVVFRELTKLYPTHACREYLKNLPLLTKHCGYREDNIPQLEDVSLFLRERSGFTVRPVAGYLSPRDFLAGLAYRVFNCTQYVRHSKDPLYTPEPDTCHELLGHVPLLADPKFAQFSQEIGLASLGASDEDVQKLATCYFFTIEFGLCKQDGQLRAYGAGLLSSIGELKHALSDKAAVKPFDPRTTCFQECLITTFQDVYFVSESFEEAKEKMREFAKTIQRPFSVYYNPYTQSVDLLKDTRSIENVVNDLRSDLNTVCDALGKMNRYLGI, from the exons ATGCAGCCGGCCATGATGATGTTTTCCAGTAAGTACTGGGCCAGGAGGGGGCTGTCGCTGGACTCGGCCATGTTTGACCAGCAGCACCTGCAAGAGCAAACC GAGAAGCATGTGAACCTGGTCCACATTGAGTCGCGCAGGTCCAAGCGCAGGCCATCCGAGGTGGAGATCTATGCTgactgcagctgcagcaggcgtgAGTTTGGGGAGCTGGTGCAGCACCTGAAGCAGCACATCAGCATCATTTCTTTGGACCCCCCAGAGCAGATCTGGCTGGAGGAGGAAG AACTGGATGGAGTTCCGTGGTTCCCCAGGAAGATCTCCGAGCTGGACCAGTGCTCCCACAGGGTGCTAATGTACGGCTCGGAACTGGATGCTGACCACCCG GGCTTTAAGGACACTGTTTACCGCCAACGGAGGAAATATTTTGTGGAGGTGGCCATGAACTACAAGTT CGGACAGCCGATTCCCCGTGTCGAATACTCGTCTGACGAGGTGAAGACGTGGGGGGTTGTGTTTCGTGAACTGACCAAGCTCTACCCCACCCACGCCTGCCGGGAGTACCTGAAGAACCTTCCACTTCTCACAAAGCATTGTGGGTATCGGGAGGACAATATCCCCCAGTTGGAGGACGTGTCACTCTTCCTTAGAG AACGTTCGGGTTTCACCGTGCGGCCCGTGGCGGGGTACCTGTCGCCCCGGGACTTCTTGGCTGGCCTGGCGTACCGTGTCTTCAACTGCACCCAGTATGTGCGGCACAGCAAAGACCCTCTGTACACGCCTGAACC GGACACGTGCCACGAGCTACTGGGACACGTCCCTCTGCTGGCGGATCCCAAGTTCGCCCAGTTCTCCCAGGAGATCGGCCTGGCCTCGCTGGGGGCGTCGGACGAGGACGTACAGAAGCTGGCCACG TGTTACTTCTTCACCATCGAGTTTGGCCTGTGTAAGCAGGACGGACAGCTGAGAGCCTATGGGGCGGGACTACTGTCTTCTATTGGAGAATTGAAG CACGCGCTTTCAGACAAGGCTGCAGTAAAGCCATTTGACCCTAGGACCACATGCTTTCAAGAATGCCTCATTACCACCTTCCAGGATGTGTACTTTGTCTCTGAAAGCTTTGAAGAAGCCAAAGAAAAGATGAG GGAATTTGCCAAAACGATTCAGCGACCCTTCTCAGTTTACTACAACCCATACACGCAGAGTGTCGACTTGCTTAAGGATACCAGGAGCATAGAGAACGTGGTGAACGACCTGCGGAGTGACCTGAACACGGTCTGCGATGCCCTGGGTAAAATGAACAGATACCTGGGGATTTAG